In the genome of Aridibaculum aurantiacum, one region contains:
- a CDS encoding methylmalonyl-CoA mutase family protein, with protein MSTQEQKVRIVTAASLFDGHDAAINIMRRILQSKGAEIIHLGHNRSVAEIVECAIEEDAHGIAITSYQGGHVEFFKYMKDLLEENGCGHIKIFGGGGGTILPSEIKELHDYGVTRIYSPDDGRAMGLEGMIQDVIDQCSPLLASPGGGGDWQQVDYFRAASAWNGKLPLNEKKDVRRIGRAITLAEMGQSFAEVIAPINGNNKNSEHTQATGQSSITVGQFMADPMLYGKLKEFALEHRKHATQAEELLWDKLRAKKEGYKFRRQHIIGAFIADFVCLSRGVVIEVDGNYHQLPEMQLSDAERTAELNKLGFDVLRFTNEEVIYQLDEVVERIHKHLADLPEKNVDVDTHGASHSSPAGGGREGAILGITGTGGAGKSSVTDEIVRRFLNTYTDKTIAVISVDPSKKKTGGALLGDRIRMNSIHNGRAYMRSLATRESDKALSKYVQEALDICRSAGFDLVILESAGVGQSDASILDYCDVSMYVMTPEYGAPSQLEKINMLDYADVVCINKFDKAGALDALHDVRKQFKRNHQLWTAKDEELPVVGTIAAQFNDAGINELFEKLMLAISTKTGKQFGVLEDHGHTADTSTKSQIIPPKRVRYLSEVAQTNREYDQWVNEQATIASKLYKINGAAEALQETGASSADLDNVRNHFEEKLHTECRKLIEAWPQVVAKYAADFFEYKVRDKIIKQPLTSVSLSGTRIPKVVLPKYKDWGDILRWQLQENVPGEFPYTAGVFELKRQGEDPTRMFAGEGGPERTNKRFHYVSLGQPAKRLSTAFDSVTLYGEDPAVRPDIYGKVGNSGVSIATVDDAKKLYSGFDLCSPTTSVSMTINGPAPMLLAFFMNAAIDQLCEKYIEENNLWDKVNEVFQQKYEHAPRPSYYNPSSPERLPEGNNGLGLKLLGLSGDEVLPADVYQKLKAEALSQVRGTVQADILKEDQAQNTCIFSTEFALKLMGDVQQYFIDKKVRNFYSVSISGYHIAEAGANPITQLAFTLANGFTYVEYYLSRGMNIDDFAPNLSFFFSNGMDPEYSVIGRVARRIWAKAMKYKYKGNDRSQKLKYHIQTSGRSLHAQEIDFNDIRTTLQALYAIYDNCNSLHTNAYDEAITTPTEESVRRAMAIQLIINRELGTAKNENPNQGSFLIEELTDLVEEAVLAEFDRLTERGGVLGAMERMYQRNKIQEESLFYEHQKHTGELPLIGVNTFLNKKGSPTILPSEVIRSTTEEKEQQIHNLQGFQKRNEAKSQEALKRLQQVAINNGNLFEELMDTVKYCSLGQITHALYQVGGQYRRNM; from the coding sequence ATGTCTACACAAGAGCAAAAAGTAAGAATAGTAACAGCGGCTTCGCTGTTTGACGGTCATGACGCGGCGATCAATATCATGCGCCGCATATTGCAAAGCAAAGGCGCCGAGATCATTCACCTTGGTCACAACCGGAGTGTGGCCGAAATAGTGGAATGTGCTATCGAAGAAGATGCGCACGGTATAGCCATCACCAGCTACCAGGGCGGTCATGTTGAGTTCTTTAAATACATGAAAGACCTGCTGGAAGAGAATGGCTGTGGTCATATAAAGATCTTTGGCGGCGGCGGCGGAACGATACTGCCAAGCGAGATAAAAGAGCTGCATGATTACGGCGTTACCCGCATTTATAGCCCCGACGATGGACGTGCAATGGGATTGGAAGGAATGATACAGGATGTGATTGATCAGTGTAGCCCCCTCCTTGCCTCCCCCGGTGGGGGAGGAGACTGGCAGCAGGTGGATTACTTCCGGGCTGCTTCAGCTTGGAACGGGAAACTGCCGTTAAACGAGAAGAAGGATGTAAGGCGCATTGGCAGAGCTATCACTTTAGCTGAAATGGGACAAAGCTTTGCGGAGGTGATAGCTCCAATCAACGGTAATAACAAGAACAGTGAGCATACACAGGCGACCGGCCAATCTTCCATCACTGTGGGTCAGTTCATGGCTGATCCGATGCTTTATGGAAAGTTGAAGGAGTTTGCTCTTGAACATAGAAAGCATGCAACACAAGCTGAAGAACTTTTATGGGATAAACTAAGAGCGAAGAAAGAAGGTTACAAGTTCAGGCGGCAACACATCATAGGCGCTTTTATTGCCGATTTTGTCTGCTTATCTCGCGGAGTTGTGATAGAGGTAGACGGAAATTATCATCAACTTCCTGAAATGCAGCTAAGTGATGCAGAACGTACGGCTGAATTAAATAAGCTAGGCTTCGATGTGCTGCGTTTTACCAACGAAGAGGTAATTTATCAACTTGACGAGGTGGTTGAAAGAATCCACAAGCACCTGGCAGACCTGCCGGAGAAAAACGTTGACGTAGATACTCATGGTGCTAGCCACTCCTCCCCCGCTGGGGGAGGCCGGGAGGGGGCCATTCTCGGCATCACAGGTACCGGTGGTGCGGGCAAGTCTTCAGTAACAGATGAGATTGTTAGGCGTTTTTTGAATACGTATACTGATAAAACAATTGCTGTTATTTCAGTAGATCCATCTAAAAAGAAAACAGGTGGAGCACTGCTGGGCGATCGTATTCGTATGAACAGCATCCACAATGGACGCGCTTACATGCGAAGCCTGGCAACTCGTGAAAGTGATAAAGCCTTAAGTAAATACGTGCAGGAAGCGCTGGACATTTGCCGCAGTGCAGGCTTTGACCTGGTGATACTGGAAAGTGCGGGTGTGGGTCAAAGTGATGCATCCATCCTTGACTACTGCGACGTGAGCATGTATGTAATGACGCCGGAATACGGTGCGCCATCGCAGCTGGAGAAGATCAACATGCTGGATTATGCGGATGTAGTTTGTATCAATAAGTTTGATAAGGCCGGTGCACTGGATGCGCTGCATGATGTGCGGAAGCAGTTTAAGCGTAACCACCAATTATGGACTGCCAAAGATGAAGAATTGCCAGTAGTGGGTACCATAGCTGCACAGTTCAATGATGCGGGCATCAACGAATTATTTGAAAAACTGATGCTGGCGATAAGTACAAAAACTGGTAAGCAATTTGGTGTGCTGGAAGATCATGGACATACTGCTGATACTTCTACAAAATCGCAGATCATACCACCAAAGCGTGTACGTTACCTGAGCGAAGTGGCTCAAACCAACCGCGAGTACGACCAGTGGGTGAACGAGCAGGCAACCATTGCTTCTAAACTTTACAAGATAAATGGTGCCGCAGAGGCGCTGCAGGAAACAGGTGCTTCGTCAGCCGATCTTGATAATGTTCGTAACCATTTTGAAGAAAAGCTGCACACTGAGTGCAGGAAGTTGATAGAGGCATGGCCGCAGGTGGTAGCTAAATATGCTGCTGATTTTTTTGAATATAAAGTAAGAGACAAGATCATTAAGCAGCCACTGACGTCGGTGTCGCTGAGTGGTACACGTATACCAAAAGTGGTGCTGCCAAAATATAAAGACTGGGGCGACATTCTTCGCTGGCAGCTGCAGGAAAATGTGCCGGGTGAATTCCCGTACACTGCAGGTGTGTTTGAACTGAAACGCCAGGGTGAAGATCCTACCAGGATGTTTGCCGGAGAAGGTGGACCTGAGCGTACGAACAAGCGCTTTCACTATGTTTCATTGGGGCAGCCGGCAAAGCGATTGTCAACAGCCTTTGACAGCGTAACGCTATACGGAGAAGATCCTGCAGTGCGACCAGATATCTACGGAAAAGTAGGAAACAGCGGTGTGAGCATAGCAACAGTAGACGATGCCAAAAAATTGTATAGCGGTTTCGACCTGTGCAGCCCAACCACATCGGTAAGTATGACCATCAATGGTCCGGCGCCTATGCTGCTGGCGTTTTTCATGAATGCTGCTATTGATCAGCTATGCGAAAAATATATTGAGGAGAATAATCTTTGGGACAAGGTAAACGAGGTGTTTCAACAGAAATATGAGCATGCTCCACGTCCTTCCTATTACAATCCCTCTTCGCCGGAAAGACTGCCGGAAGGTAACAATGGTTTAGGGCTAAAGCTGCTTGGACTAAGTGGTGATGAAGTGCTGCCAGCTGATGTTTACCAGAAATTAAAAGCAGAAGCGCTGAGCCAGGTACGTGGTACGGTGCAGGCGGATATTTTAAAGGAAGACCAGGCGCAGAATACCTGCATCTTCTCTACGGAATTTGCGCTGAAGCTAATGGGTGATGTGCAGCAATATTTTATTGACAAAAAGGTGCGCAACTTCTACAGCGTTTCTATTTCAGGATATCATATTGCAGAAGCAGGAGCTAATCCTATTACCCAGCTTGCTTTCACTCTTGCCAATGGTTTTACTTATGTAGAGTACTACCTGAGCCGCGGCATGAACATAGATGATTTTGCGCCAAACCTTTCGTTCTTCTTTAGCAATGGCATGGACCCTGAGTACAGCGTGATTGGCCGTGTGGCGCGTCGCATTTGGGCCAAGGCAATGAAGTACAAGTACAAAGGCAACGACAGGAGCCAGAAGTTGAAGTATCATATTCAAACATCGGGTAGAAGCCTGCATGCGCAGGAGATCGATTTCAACGACATACGTACCACGCTGCAGGCGCTGTATGCCATCTACGACAACTGTAACAGTCTTCACACAAATGCGTACGACGAAGCCATTACCACACCAACAGAAGAAAGTGTGCGCAGGGCAATGGCCATCCAATTGATCATTAACCGCGAGTTGGGTACAGCAAAAAATGAAAATCCAAACCAGGGAAGCTTTTTGATAGAAGAACTGACAGACCTGGTAGAGGAAGCTGTGCTGGCAGAATTTGACCGACTAACAGAACGTGGCGGAGTGCTGGGTGCAATGGAAAGAATGTACCAGCGCAATAAGATTCAGGAAGAAAGCCTGTTTTACGAGCACCAGAAGCATACAGGTGAGTTGCCGCTGATTGGGGTGAATACTTTCCTGAACAAAAAAGGTAGCCCGACCATTTTACCTTCAGAAGTTATAAGAAGTACAACCGAAGAAAAAGAGCAACAGATACATAACCTACAGGGTTTCCAAAAGCGGAACGAAGCCAAGAGCCAGGAGGCGCTAAAGCGCCTGCAACAGGTAGCCATCAACAATGGAAACCTTTTTGAAGAACTGATGGATACGGTAAAGTACTGCAGCCTTGGGCAGATAACACATGCACTTTACCAGGTAGGCGGGCAGTACAGGAGAAACATGTAA
- a CDS encoding SRPBCC domain-containing protein produces the protein MKDFKKYYIVPAPPEEVYVALTNPATIQLWTGEPAEMSTEPGSEFSLWEGSIVGLNLEFEEGKKIVQQWYFDQEEPSIVTIKLHTHKHGTSLELRHVNIPDEEYDDVVDGWNGTYFRSLDEFYGVE, from the coding sequence ATGAAGGATTTTAAAAAATACTATATAGTACCTGCGCCACCCGAAGAAGTATATGTTGCCCTTACCAACCCGGCTACCATCCAGCTTTGGACGGGTGAACCGGCAGAAATGTCTACAGAACCGGGAAGTGAGTTCAGCCTGTGGGAAGGCAGCATTGTTGGACTTAATCTTGAGTTCGAAGAAGGAAAAAAGATCGTACAGCAATGGTATTTCGACCAAGAAGAGCCATCTATAGTTACGATAAAACTACATACGCATAAGCACGGAACTTCTCTTGAGCTGCGCCATGTAAATATCCCGGATGAGGAATATGATGATGTGGTAGATGGTTGGAATGGGACCTACTTCCGCTCGTTAGATGAGTTTTATGGAGTAGAGTAA
- a CDS encoding thermonuclease family protein — translation MNQFFKLNWMLLLLIVATPSLAQSKKTPQEVAAKVVKIIDGDTVDVTEADSTYRIRLYGIDAPEKGQEFFSQSRDLLRQLTQDERVVLQLHGRDRYGRTLATIIRLSDRLNINYHMVKSGMAWHFVQYSDDPELAKLEKQAKKLELGIWSLFNYVEPWEFRKNMRN, via the coding sequence ATGAACCAATTTTTTAAGCTTAACTGGATGCTGCTGCTGTTGATTGTAGCAACACCTTCGTTAGCACAATCAAAAAAGACGCCGCAGGAAGTGGCGGCAAAAGTGGTGAAGATAATAGATGGTGATACGGTAGATGTAACGGAAGCTGACAGCACCTACAGGATACGCTTGTACGGTATAGATGCACCGGAGAAAGGACAGGAATTCTTTTCTCAATCACGCGATCTGCTGCGGCAGCTCACGCAGGATGAGCGGGTAGTGCTGCAACTGCATGGAAGAGACAGGTACGGCAGAACTTTAGCCACCATCATCAGGTTGAGTGATAGGCTGAACATAAATTACCATATGGTGAAGAGCGGAATGGCGTGGCATTTTGTTCAATATTCGGATGACCCGGAGCTGGCAAAGCTGGAAAAGCAGGCAAAGAAACTAGAACTTGGAATTTGGTCGCTATTCAATTATGTAGAGCCGTGGGAGTTTAGGAAGAACATGCGCAACTAG
- a CDS encoding DUF5606 domain-containing protein: MEYGRIISVTGIGGLFELVGSKKDGAIVRSLEDKTTRFVASRIHNFSHLESIEVYTQRDNVNLVEVFQAMDASSEALPSEKDNAAIKAYFQKVFPDMDFERVYASDMKKMVKWYNVLKKNKVELKLTDHPEEEEEASEETPESSAAADVVAEETPEEAPKKKATRKKKTEE; this comes from the coding sequence ATGGAATATGGAAGAATAATTTCCGTGACAGGTATTGGCGGGTTGTTTGAACTGGTGGGTAGCAAAAAAGATGGCGCAATTGTTCGTTCGCTGGAAGATAAAACCACTCGTTTTGTTGCAAGTCGCATACATAACTTTTCGCATCTTGAGAGTATAGAAGTATATACGCAGCGCGATAATGTAAACCTCGTGGAAGTTTTCCAGGCTATGGACGCAAGCAGTGAAGCGTTGCCATCAGAAAAAGACAATGCAGCTATTAAGGCATATTTCCAGAAAGTTTTTCCTGATATGGATTTTGAGCGTGTATATGCCAGCGATATGAAAAAGATGGTGAAGTGGTATAATGTATTGAAGAAAAATAAAGTAGAGCTAAAACTGACTGATCATCCTGAAGAGGAAGAAGAAGCCAGTGAAGAAACACCTGAAAGTAGTGCAGCCGCTGATGTAGTAGCAGAGGAAACACCTGAAGAGGCTCCTAAGAAAAAAGCTACCAGGAAAAAGAAGACTGAAGAATAA
- a CDS encoding M3 family oligoendopeptidase — protein sequence MELSADIKKLERKYLPKDFSVTDWAGLEPYFKELLERPINSREDLEQWLKDSSELEAVISEDACWRQIRMTCDTTDKSLEEAFNYFCMHIQPHMQPYADKLNRKLIENPFTQELDKEEYFTYLRNVRKSIDLFREENIPIQAELSVMQQQYGQIAGAMTIEVRGQEYTLQQASKFLEDHDRNLREEVYRKINERRRQDQETLHTLYSQLIAKRHQIALNAGFENYRDYKFAEMGRFDYTKEDCFNFHEAVKLHVLPLVKKIYDKKKQKLGLDTLRPWDTEAEPEGVQPLHPFNTGEELTEKTIKCFELLNPFFADCLRKMKELGHLDLESRKGKAPGGYNCPLAESGAPFIFMNAAGQMHDVTTMVHEGGHAIHSFLSHRLALSAFKEYPMEIAEVASMAMELFSMNFWNVFFDNDEDLKRAKEHQLERTITIFPWIATIDKFQHWVYENPTHTVEERTSKWMEILEEFNTGAVDFTGLDEYRKIGWQRQLHLFEVPFYYIEYGIAQLGAIGMWKQFQRDKEQALRNYINALSLGGTKTLPALYEAAGLEFNLSPDYIKSLMEFVNEEMEKI from the coding sequence ATGGAATTAAGTGCTGATATAAAGAAACTGGAAAGGAAGTACCTGCCTAAGGATTTTTCTGTAACAGATTGGGCCGGATTGGAGCCTTATTTTAAAGAGCTGCTGGAGCGTCCGATCAACAGCCGCGAAGACCTGGAGCAGTGGCTGAAAGACTCAAGTGAGCTCGAAGCAGTAATAAGTGAAGATGCATGCTGGCGCCAGATACGCATGACCTGCGATACCACCGACAAATCGCTGGAAGAAGCATTCAATTACTTCTGCATGCACATTCAGCCGCATATGCAGCCATATGCAGATAAGCTGAACCGCAAGCTCATTGAGAATCCTTTTACACAGGAACTTGATAAGGAAGAGTATTTTACTTACCTGCGCAATGTGCGCAAGAGCATCGATCTTTTCAGGGAAGAGAATATTCCTATACAGGCTGAGCTGAGCGTGATGCAGCAGCAGTATGGCCAAATAGCAGGCGCTATGACCATAGAAGTTCGTGGGCAGGAGTATACGCTGCAGCAGGCTTCAAAATTTTTAGAAGATCACGACCGGAACCTGAGAGAAGAAGTCTACCGGAAAATAAATGAACGTCGCCGGCAGGACCAGGAGACGCTTCATACACTTTACTCGCAGCTGATAGCAAAGCGTCATCAAATAGCACTGAACGCAGGTTTTGAAAACTACCGCGACTACAAGTTTGCAGAAATGGGTCGCTTCGACTATACCAAAGAAGATTGTTTCAATTTTCACGAGGCGGTAAAGCTGCATGTACTGCCATTGGTAAAAAAGATATACGACAAAAAGAAGCAGAAGCTGGGCCTGGATACGCTGCGCCCATGGGATACGGAGGCAGAGCCGGAAGGAGTGCAGCCGCTTCATCCATTCAATACAGGAGAGGAACTAACGGAGAAGACAATCAAATGCTTTGAACTGCTTAATCCATTCTTTGCTGACTGCCTGCGTAAGATGAAAGAACTGGGTCACCTGGACCTTGAAAGCAGGAAGGGTAAGGCGCCTGGAGGGTACAATTGTCCTTTAGCAGAAAGTGGTGCGCCATTCATCTTCATGAATGCGGCGGGGCAAATGCATGATGTGACGACGATGGTACACGAAGGAGGACACGCCATCCATTCTTTCCTTAGCCACAGGCTCGCCTTAAGTGCTTTTAAAGAATACCCGATGGAGATAGCTGAGGTAGCAAGTATGGCTATGGAGCTTTTCAGCATGAATTTCTGGAATGTTTTCTTTGATAATGATGAAGACCTGAAGCGTGCAAAAGAGCATCAATTGGAGCGCACCATTACCATTTTCCCATGGATCGCAACCATCGATAAGTTTCAACATTGGGTTTATGAAAATCCAACGCATACTGTAGAAGAAAGAACCAGTAAGTGGATGGAGATACTGGAAGAGTTCAATACAGGTGCTGTTGATTTTACAGGATTAGATGAATACCGCAAAATTGGATGGCAGCGCCAGTTGCATTTGTTCGAGGTGCCTTTTTATTACATAGAATATGGTATAGCTCAACTGGGTGCTATTGGTATGTGGAAACAGTTCCAGAGAGATAAAGAGCAGGCGCTGCGTAACTATATTAATGCCTTAAGCCTGGGCGGAACAAAAACACTTCCTGCACTATACGAAGCTGCGGGACTGGAATTCAATCTTTCACCTGATTATATAAAGTCACTAATGGAATTTGTGAACGAGGAGATGGAAAAGATTTAG
- a CDS encoding L-threonylcarbamoyladenylate synthase, translating into MLLQIHPENPQPRLVKTVVECLLDGGIIIYPTDTIYGLGCNIFKPKAVERICRIKQVDPQKAQLSFICHDLSDLSKYTKSVSTPLYRTLKEHLPGPYTFILPASREVPKILQSKKNTIGLRIPDNKIALGIIEALGNPILSASLPGDMVEEYTDPELMHEKFEKLVDIVIDGGNGGMHPSTIIDCTTEPYEVIRYGLGQWEEP; encoded by the coding sequence ATGCTACTTCAAATACATCCTGAAAATCCACAGCCGCGGTTGGTAAAAACGGTAGTAGAATGTTTATTAGACGGAGGGATCATTATTTATCCAACTGACACCATCTACGGGTTGGGATGCAATATCTTTAAACCTAAGGCTGTAGAAAGAATTTGCAGGATAAAACAAGTTGACCCGCAAAAAGCGCAATTGAGTTTTATTTGTCACGACTTAAGTGATTTAAGTAAATACACTAAGTCAGTATCCACGCCATTGTACAGAACATTGAAAGAACACCTACCAGGTCCTTATACTTTTATATTACCCGCAAGTCGTGAAGTACCTAAAATCCTGCAGAGCAAAAAGAACACGATCGGCCTTCGAATTCCTGATAATAAGATTGCTCTGGGAATTATAGAAGCACTAGGGAATCCAATTCTTAGTGCATCGCTGCCAGGTGATATGGTAGAAGAGTATACTGACCCAGAGCTTATGCATGAAAAATTTGAAAAGCTGGTAGATATCGTGATTGATGGGGGAAATGGCGGCATGCACCCTTCTACAATCATTGATTGCACCACAGAACCATACGAGGTGATCAGGTACGGCTTAGGCCAATGGGAGGAGCCGTAG